One segment of Zhihengliuella halotolerans DNA contains the following:
- a CDS encoding cation transporter, giving the protein MTATPATAAPSPARRLVLARRIRWIVAATITYNVIEAVIAIGAGAIASSSALIGFGLDSIVEVLSAAAVAWQFAGPDPAKRERRALRLIAYSFFGLAAVVLFDSVRSLAGFAEAEHSTVGIALAAVSLAIMPALSWFERRTGRELGSASAVADSKQTLICSYLSAVLLVGLLLNSLLGWSWADPAAALVIAAFAVREGIEAWRGDVCCTPVSQLVAEDDDAACADGCAPDCDCCAR; this is encoded by the coding sequence ATGACGGCGACGCCCGCCACCGCCGCGCCGAGCCCCGCCCGGCGGCTGGTTCTGGCCCGGCGCATCCGCTGGATCGTGGCCGCCACCATCACCTACAACGTGATCGAGGCGGTCATCGCGATCGGCGCCGGGGCCATCGCGTCCTCGAGCGCGCTCATCGGCTTCGGCCTCGACTCGATCGTCGAGGTTCTTTCCGCGGCCGCCGTCGCCTGGCAGTTCGCCGGACCGGACCCGGCCAAGCGGGAGCGGCGGGCACTGCGCCTGATCGCGTACTCGTTCTTCGGGCTGGCCGCCGTCGTCCTGTTCGATTCCGTTCGCTCGCTCGCCGGGTTCGCCGAGGCCGAGCACTCGACTGTCGGCATCGCGCTCGCCGCGGTGAGCCTCGCGATCATGCCCGCGCTGTCGTGGTTCGAGCGCCGCACGGGGCGCGAGCTCGGGTCCGCGTCCGCGGTGGCCGACTCGAAGCAGACTCTGATCTGCTCTTACCTCTCCGCCGTGCTGCTCGTCGGCCTGCTGCTCAACTCCCTGCTCGGCTGGTCCTGGGCCGACCCCGCGGCGGCGCTGGTCATCGCGGCCTTCGCGGTCCGCGAGGGGATCGAGGCCTGGCGTGGCGACGTGTGCTGCACCCCGGTCTCGCAGCTGGTGGCTGAGGACGACGACGCCGCGTGCGCGGACGGGTGCGCGCCGGACTGCGACTGCTGCGCCAGGTGA
- a CDS encoding ArsR/SmtB family transcription factor — protein MDTLTDTHAAALARLGYALSDAGRARILMRLRGGEATPSELVLMLGASKQAVSNQLACLRGCGLVVAERRGRNQVYRLTQAALADALDALAALTLDVDPDCCGPAGCTCR, from the coding sequence GTGGACACTCTGACGGATACGCATGCGGCGGCCCTGGCACGGCTCGGCTACGCCCTTTCCGATGCCGGTCGGGCGCGCATCCTGATGCGCCTGCGCGGCGGCGAAGCGACGCCGTCGGAGCTCGTGCTGATGCTCGGCGCCAGCAAGCAGGCCGTGTCGAACCAGCTCGCCTGCCTGCGCGGGTGCGGCCTCGTCGTCGCCGAGCGCCGGGGCCGCAACCAGGTCTACCGGCTGACGCAGGCGGCGCTCGCCGACGCCCTCGACGCGCTGGCCGCGCTCACGCTCGACGTCGACCCCGACTGCTGCGGCCCCGCGGGGTGCACGTGCCGATGA
- a CDS encoding DUF1761 domain-containing protein, with protein MVPDINIWAVIVATLSTMVVGSIWYTPKVFGNLWMRLAKVSPSGDSKDAIRPILITLVVSFVSAWVLAGSAAIAHEFYGGAFLTSVFVTGVILWAGFTAARFVTHDAFEGRPAGLTVLNIAHELVTVLVMCLVIGLFGVG; from the coding sequence ATGGTCCCCGACATCAACATTTGGGCCGTCATCGTCGCCACCCTGTCCACCATGGTGGTGGGGTCGATCTGGTACACCCCCAAGGTTTTCGGCAATCTCTGGATGCGCCTGGCGAAGGTGTCACCCTCGGGCGACTCGAAGGACGCGATCCGGCCCATCCTCATCACGCTCGTGGTCAGCTTCGTCTCGGCGTGGGTGCTCGCGGGGTCCGCGGCCATCGCCCACGAGTTCTACGGCGGCGCGTTCCTGACCAGCGTTTTCGTCACCGGCGTGATCCTCTGGGCGGGTTTCACGGCGGCACGCTTCGTCACGCACGACGCGTTTGAGGGCCGCCCGGCCGGCCTGACCGTGCTGAACATCGCGCACGAGCTCGTCACGGTGCTGGTCATGTGCCTCGTGATCGGCCTCTTCGGCGTCGGATGA